One genomic segment of Gopherus flavomarginatus isolate rGopFla2 chromosome 11, rGopFla2.mat.asm, whole genome shotgun sequence includes these proteins:
- the BCL2L1 gene encoding bcl-2-like protein 1, with amino-acid sequence MSNTNRELVIDFLSYKLSQRGYSWSRFEGEDEVRTDSAEEAEMASVPNGSPSWHPGASHIVNGAAGHSNSLEAHERVPATGVRQALREAGDEFELRYRRAFSDLTSQLHITPGTAYQSFEQVVNELFRDGVNWGRIVAFFSFGGALCVESVDKEMQVLVGRIVSWMTTYLTDHLDPWIQENGGWERFVDLYGNDAAAKSRKGQEQFNRWLLTGATLAGVLLLGSLLSRK; translated from the exons ATGTCGAACACTAACAGGGAATTAGTGATTGACTTTCTCTCCTACAAGCTATCGCAGAGGGGATACAGCTGGAGTCGGTTCGAAGGGGAGGATGAGGTCAGGACTGATTCTGCAGAAGAGGCTGAGATGGCAAGTGTCCCTAATGGGAGTCCATCCTGGCATCCGGGTGCCAGCCACATAGTGAATGGGGCTGCTGGGCACAGTAACAGCCTTGAAGCCCATGAAAGGGTTCCAGCAACTggagtgaggcaggcactgagAGAGGCAGGAGATGAGTTTGAATTGAGGTATCGGAGGGCTTTCAGTGACCTCACTTCCCAACTCCACATCACTCCTGGCACGGCATACCAGAGCTTTGAGCAGGTAGTGAATGAACTCTTCCGGGACGGAGTGAACTGGGGGCGCATTGTGGCTTTTTTCTCCTTTGGAGGAGCCCTGTGTGTGGAGAGTGTCGACAAGGAGATGCAGGTGTTGGTTGGACGCATCGTCTCATGGATGACCACTTACCTGACTGACCACCTAGATCCCTGGATCCAAGAGAATGGCGGTTGG gaGCGGTTTGTGGATCTCTATGGGAATGACGCTGCTGCCAAGAGCAGGAAAGGCCAGGAGCAGTTCAACAGGTGGCTTTTGACCGGGGCGACTCTGGCAGGAGTGCTCCTGCTGGGCTCTCTGCTGAGCCGCAAGTAA